In the Oscillospiraceae bacterium genome, CAGCCATATGCCGCATGGGGCTGGAGCGCATGGAAACAGACCTTGCCATCCGGCAGGGATACCTGCAGAAATTGCGGGAAGAATTTACACAGTTAAAAGAAAAAACAGATGGACATAAAACGGAGAACCTATGAGCAAAGATCGTATCCAGTTATCTGACCATTTTACCACCGGCCGCCTGCTGCGTTTTGTGGCATCGCCCATTATCATGATGATCTTCACCTCGGTGTACTGCGTGGTGGATGGCTTTTTTGTCTCGAATTTTGCCGGTAAAACGGCATTTTCTGCTTTGAACCTGATCTACCCGTTCCTGCAGGCGTTTGGCTGCCTGGGCTTCATGGTAGGCACCGGCGGCAGCGCGCTGGTCGCCATGACACTGGGTACTGGCGATAAAAAGCAGGCGGACAACCTGTTCTCGATGCTGGCTGCCTCCACGATCGTGATGGGCATTGTCTCCACCATCATTGGCTGGTTCCTGTTGGAGCCTGCCGCCCAGCTGCTGGGCGCTACGCCGGAACTGCTGCCGAACTGCCTGACGTACGGCCGCATCCTGCTGCTGTTCCAGACAGCCTTTATGATGCAGTTCTTTTTCCAGAGCTTTTTCATCACCTCCGAAAAGCCGAAGCTGGGCCTGGCCTTCACTGTGCTGGCGGGCCTGACCAACATCGTACTGGACTTTCTGCTGGTGGGTGTGCTGCGCGGCGGCATCGTCGGCGCGGCGTCGGCTACCGTCATCAGCCAGATGGTGGGCGGCATCGGCCCTATGTTCTACTTTTTCAACCGCAAAAACTCCAGCCTGCTGCACTTTGTACGGCCCAAGTTCAGCGCCAAAGCGCTGGGCAAGGCCTGCGCCAACGGTTCCAGCGAGCTGATGACCAACTTGTCGGCCTCGCTGGTCAGTGCGCTGTACAACCTGCAGCTGATGAGGCTCATCGGCGCCGACGGCGTGGCGGCCTACGGCGTGTTGATGTACGTGGGCTTTATCTTTGCAGCGGTGTTCATCGGCTATGCCCAGGGCTGTGCGCCCATCATCAGCTACCATTATGGTGCTGAAAACCACGATGAATTGAAGAACTTGTTCCGCAAGAGCATTACGATGCTGGCGATTGCCGGTGTGGCGATGTTTGCCAGTGCCCAGCTGATGGCCACGCCTTTGGCGAAGATGTTCGTCGGCTACGACACCGGCCTGATGGAGCTGACCGAGCATGCGCTGAAGCTGTACGCGTTCTCCTTCCTGCTGTGCGGCTTCAACATTTTCTCCTCGGCGTTCTTTACGGCGTTGAACAACGGTGCCATCTCGGCGGCGATCTCCTTCCTGCGCACGCTGGTGTTTCAGGTGTTTGCGGTGCTGGTGCTGCCCATGGTGCTGGACATTGACGGCATCTGGTATGCCCTGGTTTTTGCCGAGGCTGCGGCGTTGCTCGTTTCGGCGGCGCTGCTGGTCAAGAACCGGAATCGGTATCATTACGCTTGATTTCTGCTTTTAATATGTGCCTTATCGGCCCTGCCCACCTTGCGGCAGGGCCTTTTATAATGGCATTTTGCCGCTAAAATGCACCGAAAACTTACGAAAATATTGACACATCGGGGCCTCCGTTTTATACTGTTAGCGTAGACTAATTACGATTGACTAACTAAAAGAGGAGCATCCCTGTGTTTCTTGAACTGAATCAGATCAAAAAGTCCTTTGGCAGCGGTGAAAACCGGGTCCAGGTGCTGAAAGGCATCGACCTGGCCGTGGAAAAAGGCGAATTCTGCGTGCTGCTGGGGCCGTCCGGCTCCGGCAAGTCCACGCTGCTCAACATCCTGGGCGGCATCGACCGCGCCGACTCCGGCGACATTCTCATCGACGGCGAGCGTATGGCCGATATGAACGAGAAGGCCCTGACCCTCTACCGCCGCCGCCATCTGGGCTACATTTTCCAGATGTACAACCTCATCCCTAATCTGACCGTGCGGGAAAACATCGAGGTGGGCGCTTACCTCTCCCGCCGCCCGCTGGATGTGGACGAGCTGCTCCACCTGCTGGGCCTGTGGGATCACCGCGGAAAACTGCCCAACCAGCTTTCCGGCGGTCAGCAGCAACGCACCTCCATTGGCCGTGCCATCGTTAAGAATCCGGACATCCTGCTTTGCGATGAGCCCACCGGCGCGCTGGATTACAAGACCAGCAAGGAGATACTGAAGCTCATAGAGACCGTCAACCAGAAGTACGGCAACACCGTCATCATGGTCACCCACAACGATGCCATCCGCCTGATGGCCGACCGCGTAGTGCGTCTGCGCGACGGTGCCATCCGCAGCAACGAGACCAATGCGGTCAAGGTCCCCGCGCAGGACCTGGAATGGTAAAGGGGGCTTGCGCGTGAAGGACCCTTTAAACAAACGCATTCTGCGCGAACTGCGCAGCGAGATGGGCAAGTACGCCGTCATCGCCATTCTGCTCATCGCCACCATCGGCTTTGTGTCGGGCTTCCTTGTGGCCGGCTCCAGCATGATCGCCGCCTACAACGAAGGCTTTGAGAAATACAATATCGAGGATGGCCACTTCCGCGTGGAAAAGCAGCTCAACCGCGCCCAGCTTAAGGCGATCACCGGCGCAGGTGTGACCCTGTACGACCTGCACTACCGTGAGACCGCCATGGAAAACGGCAGCACGCTGCGCATCTACCCGGACCGCACCCAGGTCAACACCGTCTGTCTGATGCAGGGTGCCATGCCTGCCGCCCCCGGTGAGATGGGCCTGGACCGCATGTATGCCGAGAACAACGGCATCGCGGTGGGCGATACCGTGACCGACACAAACGGCCAGACCTGGACCGTCACCGGCTATGTGGCCCTGCCGGATTACAGCTGCCTGTTTAAGGATAATACGGACACGATGTTCGACGCCATCAAGTTCGGTGTGGCCATCGTCACGCAGGAGGCGTTCGATGCCCTGCCAGAACAGCAGACCTGGAACTACGCCTGGCAGTACGACACCGCCCCGGCGGACGACCGCGCCGAGAAGGACGCAGCCACCGACTTTATGAAAGTCGTCAACAAAACGGCGTCCCTGCAGGATTTTGTGCCCGAGTATGAGAACCAGGCCATCATCTTTACCGGTGACGACCTGGGCAGCGACCGCGCCATGATTGCCGTGTTGCTCTACATCGTCATTGCCATTATGGCCTTTTTGTTTGCCGTTACTACGTCCAATACCATCGCCAAAGAGGCAGGCGTCATCGGCACGCTGCGGGCCTCCGGCTACAGCCGGGGCGAGCTGGTGCGCCACTACATGGCCATGCCGGTGGTGGTCACCCTTATCAGCGCGGCGGTGGGCAATGTACTGGGGTACACGGTGCTCAAAAACGTCTGCGTCGACATGTACTATGGCAGTTACAGCTTGCCCACCTATGTCACACGCTGGAACGCCGATGCGTTTTGGATGACGACAGTCATCCCGGTGGCGTTGATGATCTTCATCAACTGGCTGGTGCTTTCCCGCACGATGCGCATCTCGCCGCTGCAATTTTTGCGGCATGACCTCAGCCGTCACGCTAACCGCAAGCATGCCCTGCCCCTGCCGTCGGCACTGCCGTTTTTTGGGCGGTTCCGCACCCGCGTGATTTTGCAAAACCTGGGCAGTTATGTGGTGCTGTTTGTGGGCGTGCTGTTCGCCAATCTGCTGCTCAGTTTTGGCATGATCCTGCCCGATGCGCTGAACCATTACAGTGATACGATCGCGGACAACATGCTGAGCAACACCCAGACGATGCTGCAGATCCCCTACAGCGCCATGGACGAGGACCGCAAGCTGAATGCCCTGCTCTCGATGCTGCAGTTCCGCATGGAGACCGATACCGAGGAAAACAACGCCGAAAAGTTCAGCGCCTACAGCCTGCAGACCCTGGGCACCGACGAGGGCGGCGCGGCCAAAAGCGAGAGCGTGCTGCTGTACGGTGTAGAGCCGGACAGCCGTTACGTGCAGCTGCCGGGGGATGGCGTCTACCTGTCCTCGGCCTACGCCGACAAGTACGAACTGGGCGCAGGGGACACGATTACCCTGCGGGAAAAGTACGAAGATACGACCTATACATTTACGGTGGACGGCGTGTATGATTACATGGGTGCGCTGGCCGTCTTTATGCCCCGGGAAAAGCTGAACGAAGTGTTCGACCTGGGCGACGGCTACTACGGCGGCTATTTCTCCGACGCACCGCTGACCGAGATCAAGGATGAATACGTCGGCTCGGTCATCGACCTGGACCAGCTGACGAAAGTTTCCCGCCAGCTGATGGTCTCGATGGGGGCCTCCATGGGGCTGGTCAACGGCTTTGCCGTAATGATCTTCTTCGTGGTCGTCTACCTGCTAAGCAAGATGATCATCGAGAAGAACGCCCAATCCATCTCGATGACGAAAATTTTAGGCTACAACGGCAGCGAGATTGCCCGGCTGTATCTGCTGTCCACCACGGTGGTGGTCGTGCTGTGCTTGGTCATCAGCCTGCCGATCGAAGTATACGTGATGAAGTTCCTTTTCCGCGCTGTCATGATGGAAAGCATGACCGGCTGGATCGAGATGTGGGTCTCGCCCACGCTGTACCCGCGCATGCTGGCGGCGGGCCTGGTTACCTACGCGGTGGTGGCGGTACTGGAGTACCGCCGCATCATCCGCGTGCCAATGGACGAAGCGCTGAAGAATGTGGAGTGATGGGATATGAAAAAAACGATACCGATACTTTTGTCTGCGGCGCTGCTGCTTTCGGCCTGCGGCCAGGCGGCCGGCACGGCGGAAACCACCTCGGCGGACGCCCCTGCTGCCGTGACCGAGACGACGGCGCAGACCTCTGCCCCCAAGACCACGCCCGGCGGCGTGGATAAGGCCGAGACCGTCTACGCCAAGGCCGACGCCGACGGCACCGTGACCGAGACCACGGTGGAAGCTGTGCTGAAGGCCCGCGACGGCGCGACGATTGAAGATGTGGCCGCCCTGCGGGACATCATCAACAAAGAGGGTGATGAGGCGTACACCACCGGCGCCGACAACGCCCTGACCTGGGAGAACAGCGGTAATGCCATCACCTACGAGGGCAAGTCCGACGCTGCCCTGCCGGTGACCACCCGGGTGACCTACTACTTAAACGGCGTGGAAACCGCCCCCGCCGACCTGGCCGGGCAGAGCGGCCGGGTGCGCATCCGCTTTGACTACACCAACCACACCCGCGAGACCGTCACGGTGGATGGGCAGGAGTACACGGTCTGCGTACCGTTTACGGCCATCACAGCGGTGATTTTGGACGGGGACAAGTTCTCTAATATTGAGGCCGACAACGGCAAGGTTATGGAGCTGGACGGCACAACGGCCGTGCTGGGCACCGCGATGCCAGGCCTGGCGGACAACCTGCGCCTGACCGAGTTTGAGCCGCTGGAGGACACCGAGATCCCCGCTTATTTTGAAGTGAGCGCCGATGTGACCGACTTCTCGCTGGACTTTACGGCCACGATCCTGACTCCCTCGGCGCTGGATGATCTGGACACCGGCGACCTGTCCGACCTGGACGATTTGAGCGACACGCTGGACGACCTGACCGACGCCGCCGACGAACTGGCGGACGGTACCGGCGCTTTGGCCGACGGCGTGCAGGCACTGTATGATGGCTTCCACGAGTACGCCGACGGCGTGCAGGGCCTGAACGAGGGCGCCGAAGCCCTGGCCGACGGCCTGACCCAGTTGTATGACAGCGGCACGGCCCTGGTGGACGGTGCTAACGCCCTGCGGGACGGTTTGAGTGCGGTCAGCGGAGCCGTCGGTGGGATGACCTCCGGCGATACGGGCAGCAATGACGAGATGATGGCCCAGCTGAACGAGCAGCTGGCGCCGGTAATTTCCAATTATGGCACGACCGTGGTAACGGATACCGTGACCGATGCGGACCTGCTGGCCGCCCTGACGGCGGCTGGCCTTACCGGGGAGCAGCAGCAGGCCGTACTGGGCGCAGTAGGCGTGGCCATGGGCAAAGCGCTGCAAAACGACACCCCTGCCATGGTGCAGGGCGTGGCCGGTACGGTCTCCGGGGTCCTCATGGGCCAGCTTGGCAGCGGCATCAGCCAGCTGCAGACCGGCCTGGACCAGCTTGCCAGCGGCAGTGCCGAGCTGGCCCGCGGTGCCGACACCTACGTAAAAGCGGTTGGCCAGGTCAGCCAAGGGGCCGACGCCCTGGCCGAAGGCAGCGCCAAGCTGGACGACGCCAGCGACGCCATGTACGAGGGCCTGGCTGAACTCCACGATGGTGCAGCAGAACTCCACGACGGCGTGCAGGAGTTCAGCGATAAAAACACCGACGACCTTTCCGACGACCTGGGCGGCGGCCTGCGCAACGTAGTCCGCCGCCTGAAAGCCGTCCAGCAGGCGGGCAAAAACTACCAGACCTTCAGCGGCTTGCACAACGGAGATACTGGCAGCGTAAAGTTCATCGTGGAGACGTCGGAGATCAAGAAGTAAACAGGGTATAAAAAATAAAAGGGAAGAATCTGTGAGGAACAGGTCCTTCCCTTTTTGTAATGCGCATGCTTGACTTTCTGCACAAGGCTGCCGCCATCAAAGTCTTTGAGTTTGCAAACAGCTATGGCATCCGATGGCAGAGCTTTGTTCAAGCGTTCCAGGCTGCTGTGCAGTTCAGGAAGGCTCTACTGGTCAGACCGAGTTAATGGCAAAGTATCAGTTTTTCAGCATCAGGCGCAGGATCTCCAGGTCCGCTTCCCGCATGCCTTCCCGGGCGATGTGGCCCACGTCCTGGATCGTTTTTTCCACGCTGGCGGTGACGATGCCCTCGCCCTGTTCAAAGCGGTGGCCGTTCATGCTCATGCGTACGCTGAGCAGGCCGGTGTACACCGCCGCCGCGATCTTGGAGGCGCAGCTGGACTTGGCGCCATCGCACCACATGCCGCCCAGAGTGGCCAGAGTGTTGGTGATAACGCCGCAGATCTGCTCATAGCTGCCGCCCTGGAGCCAGCAGATGCCCACCGCTGCCGCGCAGGCAGCGCTGGTGGCACCGCAGTAGGCGGACAGGCTGCCGATGAACCGTTTCTGGTGAATGCTCATCAGGTTGGCGATGGCCAGGGCCCGCAGCAGGCTGTCGTGGTCCACCTGGTTTTCCTCGGCGTAGAGCAGCACCGGCATGGTGATGGTAAGCCCCTGGTTGCCACTGCCCGAGTTGATGACCACCGGCAGGGGGCAGCCGTTCATACGGGCATCACTGCCCGCGGCAGCCGCGGCGGCGGCCCGCATCTCAAAGGGGCCTTCCTGGAACATGCCCCGCAGGGTGGCGCCCACCTCGGCGCCGTAGTGCCCGGCCAGACCGGTGTCCGAGATGGCCCGGTTACAGGTGATCTGGTTTTCCAACACATCCCGGATGGTGTCCAGGTCCACCGTTTCGCCATAGGTAAGGATGTCCCGCACATTCAAAAGGCTTTTGTCCGGTGCAGGGGCGCACACCTGCCGGGCGCACTCCCCTTCCATCAGATTTTCGCCGTTGTGCTCCATGCGGGTCACATTGGTGTGGGTGGTACGGATCTCCACAAAGGCTTCGTCCGCCCCCGCCCGGGCCGTCACCTGGACTACCAGGTTGTCGGTGCCTTCGATAAGGCTGGTGGTGCAGATACCCGCTTCCAGCAGTTCCACCGCCCGGGCACGAGTGGCATCGGTGACGCTTTCCAGCACCGCCAGACGGCGGGTGGCATCGCCCCCGCAGACGCCCAGCAGGGCGGCGATCTCAATGCCGCGGCGTCCGCCGGAATTGGGGACCGTGACGCCCTTGACGTTCTTGACGATATTGCCGCTGCAGGCCAGCTGCAGGGTATCCGGCTCCCGGCCCAGGATCTGGCGGGCCAAAGCGCCCGCATAGGCGATGGCGATGGGCTCGGTACAGCCCATGGCGGTGATCAGTTCCCCCCGCAGCAGCTCGCCGTATACGGTATATACTTGTTCTTGTAGCATTTCCGTTTACTCCGCTTGTTCAAATTCCGCCCGGACCGCCGCCAGCAGCGTCGGTTCGGTGGCCAGCCGGGTGCCCATCAGGGCCAGGGTCTTGGCCGCGAACAGCATGCCCCGGTGGGCCGCCGGTTTGTCGGCCTGCACCGTGACCGCCCAACTGTGGTTGGGCGTTTTGCGACCGTAGCAGGCGGTGTTGATGTTGACCACCGGCACGATCTGGCTTACGTCCGCCACATCGCTGGAACCGTTGTCCTTCTTGATGGTGCCGTCCACCGGCAGGATGCTCTCGTCCAGTTCCCCTTCCACCCCGGGCAGGCCCACAGCCTGGGCCACCTGGCGGGCGTAGGCTTTTTCCTCTTCGGTAAAGCGGGGCGCGCCGATGGCTTCCATGCAGTCGTGGGCCAGGGCCGCCAGGGTGAAATTCAGCTTGCTGTCGTGGTTTTCACCCAGGATCTTCACTTCCACCGTGGTGTCGGTCATCAGACAGGCACCTTCGGCCACCCGGCGTACCCGGGCTTCCAGTTCCTTCATCTGGGCAAAGGTGTAGGCCCGCACCATATACCACAGCTGGGCGTAATCCGGCACGATATTGGGCCGCTCGCCCCCGTGGGTATAGCAATAGTGCATGTAGCAGTCTTTGTCCACATGTTCCCGCAGGTAGTTGACGCCGATGTTGGTAAGTTCGGCGGCATCCAGGGCGCTGCGCCCGTTTTCGGGGCAGTTGCAGGCGTGGGCCGCCCGCCCGTGGAAGGTGAAGGTCAGAGCCTCGGCGGCCTTGAACTTTACCTCGCCGGGGTCATTGTGGTCCAGGGGATGCCAGGCCAGGCAGACATCCACATCCCGGAAATAGCCGTTCTCGATCATGATGGTCTTGCCGGCCAGGGTCTCCTCGGCGGGGGTGCCGTAGACCACCACCGTGGCGGGCAGGCCTTCATCCACCAGCTGGGCCAGGGCGATGCCTGCGGCGGCGCTGCCCGCGCCCAGCAGGTTGTGGCCGCAGCCGTGGCCGGGACCGCCGTTGCCCTGCTGATAGGGTACATCGTCCTGCTGCAGGCTGGCCAGGGCGTCATATTCGCACATAAAGCCGATGCGCACCGGCCCGTTGCCATACACTGCCCGGAAGGCCGTGGGCTGGTCTTTCAGCCCCCGTTCCACCGTAAAGCCGTGCCGTTCCAACAGGTCCTCCAGCACGGCGGCGGAACGGTGTTCCTCGCCGCTGAGTTCCGCCATACCGTGGATGGTATCGGCACAGGCGGCAAATTCCGGGCCGTGTTCTTCCAGCCAGGTTTCGATCCGTTGCTGACAGGTCATAGCCAGTGTCACCTCTCCTTTTCAAATTCCGCCCGCACCGCGGCCAGGCTTTCGGGGTCCGACGCCAGCCGCGCCCCGGCCAGTGCCAGGGACGCCGCCGCGAACCGCATGCCCCGATGGGCCGACGGACGGCAGGCCTGGGCCGTTACCGCCCAGGTGTGCATGGGGGTGTTGGCCGCAAAGCAGGCGGCAAACATATTGATGGTGGGCACCACCTGGCTGACATCCGCCAGGTCGGTGGAACCGTTGTCGATCTTGATGGTGCGGTCCGCCGAAACGATGCGGGTGTCAAAATCGCCGGTAAAGCCGGGCACCCCCGCATGTTGGGCGATTTGCCGGGCGTAGGCGGTCTCTTCCTCGGTAAAGCAGGGCGCGCCCACCGCCTCCATGGCCTCCCACACGATGCGGCTGAGGGTAAAGTTCAGCCGGTTGTCGTGGGTATCGCCCAGAGTCTCAAATTCCACGGTGGTATCGGTCATCAGGCACGCCCCCTCTGCGATGCGCTTGACCCGTTGTTCCACCTCTTTCATCTGGGCATAGGTATAGGCCCGCACCATGTACCACAGCTTGGCGTAATCTGGCACGATGTTGGGCCGCTCGCCGCCGTTGAGGTAGCAGTAGTGCATATAGCAGTCCCGGTCCACATGTTCCCGCAGATAGTTGACGCCGATGTTGGTAAGTTCGGCGGCATCCAGGGCGCTACGCCCGTTTTCGGGGCAGTTGCAGGCGTGGGCCGCCCGCCCGTGGAAGGCCATGGTAAAGGCGGCGGCCGCCTTGTGCTTGATCTCGCCCGGTTCGCTGTGGTTGTGGGGGTGCCAGCCCAGCACCACATCCACATCCCGGAAACAGCCGTTGTTCACCATAATGGTCTTGCCGGCCAGGGTCTCCTCGGCGGGGGTGCCGTAGACTACCACGGTGGCGGGCAACTCCTGGTCTACCAGCCGGGCCAGAGCGATGCCCGCGGCGGCGCTGCCCGCCCCCAGCAGGTTGTGGCCGCAACCGTGGCCGGGGGTGCCGTTGCCCTGCTGGCAGGGCACATCGTCCTGCTGCAGACCGGCCAGAGCGTCGTACTCACACATAAAGCCGATGCGCACCGGCCCGCTGCCGTACACCGCCCGGAAGGCCGTGGGCAGGTCCTTGAGGCCCCGTTCCACCGCAAAGCCGTGGTGTTCCAGCAACTCTTCCAGGGCGGCGGCGGAACGGTGTTC is a window encoding:
- a CDS encoding amidohydrolase, with amino-acid sequence MDATQYKQAILQTLDAIGGEVTACADAIHGYAELSGEEHRSAAALEELLEHHGFAVERGLKDLPTAFRAVYGSGPVRIGFMCEYDALAGLQQDDVPCQQGNGTPGHGCGHNLLGAGSAAAGIALARLVDQELPATVVVYGTPAEETLAGKTIMVNNGCFRDVDVVLGWHPHNHSEPGEIKHKAAAAFTMAFHGRAAHACNCPENGRSALDAAELTNIGVNYLREHVDRDCYMHYCYLNGGERPNIVPDYAKLWYMVRAYTYAQMKEVEQRVKRIAEGACLMTDTTVEFETLGDTHDNRLNFTLSRIVWEAMEAVGAPCFTEEETAYARQIAQHAGVPGFTGDFDTRIVSADRTIKIDNGSTDLADVSQVVPTINMFAACFAANTPMHTWAVTAQACRPSAHRGMRFAAASLALAGARLASDPESLAAVRAEFEKER
- a CDS encoding ABC transporter ATP-binding protein, translated to MFLELNQIKKSFGSGENRVQVLKGIDLAVEKGEFCVLLGPSGSGKSTLLNILGGIDRADSGDILIDGERMADMNEKALTLYRRRHLGYIFQMYNLIPNLTVRENIEVGAYLSRRPLDVDELLHLLGLWDHRGKLPNQLSGGQQQRTSIGRAIVKNPDILLCDEPTGALDYKTSKEILKLIETVNQKYGNTVIMVTHNDAIRLMADRVVRLRDGAIRSNETNAVKVPAQDLEW
- a CDS encoding ABC transporter permease, which codes for MKDPLNKRILRELRSEMGKYAVIAILLIATIGFVSGFLVAGSSMIAAYNEGFEKYNIEDGHFRVEKQLNRAQLKAITGAGVTLYDLHYRETAMENGSTLRIYPDRTQVNTVCLMQGAMPAAPGEMGLDRMYAENNGIAVGDTVTDTNGQTWTVTGYVALPDYSCLFKDNTDTMFDAIKFGVAIVTQEAFDALPEQQTWNYAWQYDTAPADDRAEKDAATDFMKVVNKTASLQDFVPEYENQAIIFTGDDLGSDRAMIAVLLYIVIAIMAFLFAVTTSNTIAKEAGVIGTLRASGYSRGELVRHYMAMPVVVTLISAAVGNVLGYTVLKNVCVDMYYGSYSLPTYVTRWNADAFWMTTVIPVALMIFINWLVLSRTMRISPLQFLRHDLSRHANRKHALPLPSALPFFGRFRTRVILQNLGSYVVLFVGVLFANLLLSFGMILPDALNHYSDTIADNMLSNTQTMLQIPYSAMDEDRKLNALLSMLQFRMETDTEENNAEKFSAYSLQTLGTDEGGAAKSESVLLYGVEPDSRYVQLPGDGVYLSSAYADKYELGAGDTITLREKYEDTTYTFTVDGVYDYMGALAVFMPREKLNEVFDLGDGYYGGYFSDAPLTEIKDEYVGSVIDLDQLTKVSRQLMVSMGASMGLVNGFAVMIFFVVVYLLSKMIIEKNAQSISMTKILGYNGSEIARLYLLSTTVVVVLCLVISLPIEVYVMKFLFRAVMMESMTGWIEMWVSPTLYPRMLAAGLVTYAVVAVLEYRRIIRVPMDEALKNVE
- a CDS encoding MATE family efflux transporter; the encoded protein is MSKDRIQLSDHFTTGRLLRFVASPIIMMIFTSVYCVVDGFFVSNFAGKTAFSALNLIYPFLQAFGCLGFMVGTGGSALVAMTLGTGDKKQADNLFSMLAASTIVMGIVSTIIGWFLLEPAAQLLGATPELLPNCLTYGRILLLFQTAFMMQFFFQSFFITSEKPKLGLAFTVLAGLTNIVLDFLLVGVLRGGIVGAASATVISQMVGGIGPMFYFFNRKNSSLLHFVRPKFSAKALGKACANGSSELMTNLSASLVSALYNLQLMRLIGADGVAAYGVLMYVGFIFAAVFIGYAQGCAPIISYHYGAENHDELKNLFRKSITMLAIAGVAMFASAQLMATPLAKMFVGYDTGLMELTEHALKLYAFSFLLCGFNIFSSAFFTALNNGAISAAISFLRTLVFQVFAVLVLPMVLDIDGIWYALVFAEAAALLVSAALLVKNRNRYHYA
- a CDS encoding amidohydrolase, whose translation is MTCQQRIETWLEEHGPEFAACADTIHGMAELSGEEHRSAAVLEDLLERHGFTVERGLKDQPTAFRAVYGNGPVRIGFMCEYDALASLQQDDVPYQQGNGGPGHGCGHNLLGAGSAAAGIALAQLVDEGLPATVVVYGTPAEETLAGKTIMIENGYFRDVDVCLAWHPLDHNDPGEVKFKAAEALTFTFHGRAAHACNCPENGRSALDAAELTNIGVNYLREHVDKDCYMHYCYTHGGERPNIVPDYAQLWYMVRAYTFAQMKELEARVRRVAEGACLMTDTTVEVKILGENHDSKLNFTLAALAHDCMEAIGAPRFTEEEKAYARQVAQAVGLPGVEGELDESILPVDGTIKKDNGSSDVADVSQIVPVVNINTACYGRKTPNHSWAVTVQADKPAAHRGMLFAAKTLALMGTRLATEPTLLAAVRAEFEQAE
- a CDS encoding L-serine ammonia-lyase, iron-sulfur-dependent, subunit alpha, whose protein sequence is MLQEQVYTVYGELLRGELITAMGCTEPIAIAYAGALARQILGREPDTLQLACSGNIVKNVKGVTVPNSGGRRGIEIAALLGVCGGDATRRLAVLESVTDATRARAVELLEAGICTTSLIEGTDNLVVQVTARAGADEAFVEIRTTHTNVTRMEHNGENLMEGECARQVCAPAPDKSLLNVRDILTYGETVDLDTIRDVLENQITCNRAISDTGLAGHYGAEVGATLRGMFQEGPFEMRAAAAAAAGSDARMNGCPLPVVINSGSGNQGLTITMPVLLYAEENQVDHDSLLRALAIANLMSIHQKRFIGSLSAYCGATSAACAAAVGICWLQGGSYEQICGVITNTLATLGGMWCDGAKSSCASKIAAAVYTGLLSVRMSMNGHRFEQGEGIVTASVEKTIQDVGHIAREGMREADLEILRLMLKN